From the genome of Onthophagus taurus isolate NC chromosome 5, IU_Otau_3.0, whole genome shotgun sequence, one region includes:
- the LOC111426252 gene encoding ATP-binding cassette sub-family G member 1-like isoform X3, whose amino-acid sequence MSCVDIKFENIVYPKLNRGTANQEILKNLSGCFYSGQLTGILGGSGAGKTTLINLLSGHITTNIGGKVSINDAICSGADLKNSSIYLMDDDLLQTSLTVKESLLLVAELKLDKRLSASNKIKTCLSIVEKLNLTSSLNTMTENLSGGEKRRLSIALELISDPPIIFMDEPTSGLDEVSAKNTIDLLRSLSRDGKTIICTIHQPSNIIFNMLEHVYFINDGRCIYDGTVNGLVPFLDNILFPCPKNYNPADYILEMSQNNEEISLRCNSVFTPYRFDREKCGNKEIVSYGNLKSERRRIGFLKQTGVLLKRHFIQTKRRKLAMGINVAHHILCGLMTGFLYVGTGNDAAKTANIYKLSLGAVAYISFAYAIIPILVY is encoded by the exons atgaGTTGtgttgatattaaatttgaaaatattgtttacCCCAAATTAAATCGGGGAACAG caaatcaagaaattttaaaaaacttgtcTGGCTGTTTTTATTCGGGTCAATTAACCGGCATTTTAGGAGGTAGCGGTGCTGGTAAAACGACCTTAATCAACCTTTTATCCGGTCATAT AACAACAAACATCGGAGGTAAAGTTTCGATTAATGATGCAATTTGTAGTGGagctgatttaaaaaattcctcgATTTACTTAATGGatgatgatttattacaaACTTCGCTAACTGTAAAAGAATCCTTATTACTCGTTGCCGAATTAAAGCTAGATAAACGATTATCAGCctcaaataaaatcaaaacttGCTTAAGTAtagttgaaaaattaaatttaacatccTCTTTAAATACGATGACTGAAAATTTATCTGGTGGTGAGAAACGAAGGCTCTCAATTGCTTTGGAATTAATTAGTGACCCCCCCATTATTTTTATGGATGAACCAACTAG tggtCTTGATGAAGTATCTGCAAAAAACACAATCGATTTATTAAGATCATTATCCCGCGatggaaaaacaataatttgcaCAATACACCAGCCGTCAAATATAATTTTCAACATGCTCGAACATGTTTATTTCATAAACGATGGTCGTTGTATTTACGATGGCACAGTAAACGGATTAGTTCCCTTTCtagataacattttatttccgTGCCCAAAGAATTACAACCCGGCCGATTACA ttttagaaaTGAGCCAAAACAACGAAGAGATCTCGTTAAGATGCAATTCGGTGTTCACACCGTATCGATTCGATAGAGAGAAATGTGGTAATAAAGAAATCGTTTCgtatggaaatttaaaaagtgaaCGGAGACGAATTGGGTTTTTAAAGCAGACGGGGGTTTTATTGAAACGGCATTTTATTCAAACGAAGCGTCGTAAATTAGCGATGGGTATAAACGTGGCCCATCATATTTTGTGCGGTCTAATGACCGGCTTTTTATACGTTGGAACTGGAAACGACGCGGCTAAAACCGCGAATATTTATAAGCTGAGTTTGGGGGCCGTTGCTTATATCAGCTTTGCTTATGCAATCATTCCTATTCTTGTTt attaa